One window of the Oncorhynchus clarkii lewisi isolate Uvic-CL-2024 chromosome 19, UVic_Ocla_1.0, whole genome shotgun sequence genome contains the following:
- the LOC139374220 gene encoding gem-associated protein 2-like isoform X2, with product MKSDAEELMPRLLPVETCGIETGEDVNLNEPPRNPQEYLRLEASLCPDVVVAKIDPKKLRKKQTVNVSLMGCQAAPQGFSPSLKWQRQQVSNFSEIRRSISKHRLYWSGQALDDNVLMPKQDAEEQWKKFCLGENVYLNSPPTDHVTEDPGLDYVKVGFPPFLSIVSRLNQATVSAVLEYLINWFEEREFVPQLGRWQYALLACLEKPLLPEAHSLIRQLARRSSEVRTNLEHQEDERLSPLNLMICLVARYFDQNDLADKED from the exons ATGAAATCTGACGCGGAGGAACTGATGCCAAGGCTTCTGCCTGTGGAAACATGCGGCATTGAAACGGGGGAAGACGTCAATCTTAACGAGCCTCCAAGAAATCCCCAGGAATATCTGAG ATTAGAGGCGTCTCTCTGTCCAGATGTTGTGGTGGCTAAGATTGATCCAAAGAAATTGAGAAAGAAACAGACAGTGAATGTGTCA CTCATGGGTTGCCAAGCTGCTCCACAAGGATTTTCACCGAGTTTAAAATGGCAGCGACAGCAAGTCAGCAACTTCTCAGAAATAAGACGG AGTATCAGTAAGCACAGACTATACTGGAGTGGTCAAGCTTTAGATGACAATGTGTTAATG CCAAAGCAGGATGCAGAGGAACAATGGAAAAAGTTCTGCCTGGGTGAAAATGTTTATCTGAACTCTCCTCCAACTGACCATGTTACTGAAGATCCAGGCCTTGATTATGTGAAG GTTGGTTTTCCACCTTTTCTTAGCATAGTGAGCAGGTTAAATCAG GCCACAGTCTCTGCAGTTTTGGAGTACTTGATAAACTGGTTTGAAGAGAGAGAGTTTGTCCCACAGTTA GGAAGATGGCAGTATGCACTGCTGGCTTGCCTTGAGAAACCTCTCCTCCCTGAAGCACATTCTCTAATAAGACAGCTGGCCAGACGGAGTTCTGAAGTGCGGACCAATCTG GAACACCAAGAAGATGAAAGGTTGTCTCCTCTCAACTTGATGATCTGCCTTGTTGCTAG gtaCTTTGATCAAAACGACTTGGCCGATAAGGAGGACTAA
- the LOC139374220 gene encoding gem-associated protein 2-like isoform X3 — translation MKSDAEELMPRLLPVETCGIETGEDVNLNEPPRNPQEYLRQVQLEASLCPDVVVAKIDPKKLRKKQTVNVSLMGCQAAPQGFSPSLKWQRQQVSNFSEIRRSISKHRLYWSGQALDDNVLMPKQDAEEQWKKFCLGENVYLNSPPTDHVTEDPGLDYVKATVSAVLEYLINWFEEREFVPQLGRWQYALLACLEKPLLPEAHSLIRQLARRSSEVRTNLEHQEDERLSPLNLMICLVARYFDQNDLADKED, via the exons ATGAAATCTGACGCGGAGGAACTGATGCCAAGGCTTCTGCCTGTGGAAACATGCGGCATTGAAACGGGGGAAGACGTCAATCTTAACGAGCCTCCAAGAAATCCCCAGGAATATCTGAGGCAGGTTCA ATTAGAGGCGTCTCTCTGTCCAGATGTTGTGGTGGCTAAGATTGATCCAAAGAAATTGAGAAAGAAACAGACAGTGAATGTGTCA CTCATGGGTTGCCAAGCTGCTCCACAAGGATTTTCACCGAGTTTAAAATGGCAGCGACAGCAAGTCAGCAACTTCTCAGAAATAAGACGG AGTATCAGTAAGCACAGACTATACTGGAGTGGTCAAGCTTTAGATGACAATGTGTTAATG CCAAAGCAGGATGCAGAGGAACAATGGAAAAAGTTCTGCCTGGGTGAAAATGTTTATCTGAACTCTCCTCCAACTGACCATGTTACTGAAGATCCAGGCCTTGATTATGTGAAG GCCACAGTCTCTGCAGTTTTGGAGTACTTGATAAACTGGTTTGAAGAGAGAGAGTTTGTCCCACAGTTA GGAAGATGGCAGTATGCACTGCTGGCTTGCCTTGAGAAACCTCTCCTCCCTGAAGCACATTCTCTAATAAGACAGCTGGCCAGACGGAGTTCTGAAGTGCGGACCAATCTG GAACACCAAGAAGATGAAAGGTTGTCTCCTCTCAACTTGATGATCTGCCTTGTTGCTAG gtaCTTTGATCAAAACGACTTGGCCGATAAGGAGGACTAA
- the LOC139375075 gene encoding pinin-like, whose protein sequence is MAVAVGSLQAQLEKAKESLKNVDDNIRKLTGRDPNELRPGQVRRPTIPGVGGGRGRGINLLRRGLSDISGGPGGPPVKQRDIEGALLRLAGDQRGRRDSRHDSDAEDDDDVKKPVLQSSVVATSKERTRRDLIQDQTMDERGKQRNRRMFGLLMGTLQKFKQESNVATDRQKKRIEIEQKLEVQAEQERKKVEGERRELFEERRAKQTELRLLEQKVELAQLQEEWNVHNTKIVKYIRTKTKPPIFFLPGRMCSATQKLLDESQKKMNVMFEERREAFAEHLNKMEARPRRQSQRDTALGKDLKKEDREEGKPTGQVVKVTGNRFDVEMEEEDEATIEEEEGGEGVKHKEDRKKKPVEKVEEQESKADEMEEAEEDSQDTRIVEFRDVGEQMEGTVLVREAEGQARDGDQKMEDSPVEVGNEKGVEEQQPVKAEKEPLQGQDLTAVSDGQEKSIEMQPNKDEEPRTEVATPLLSECNPRVEVSDVTSMAPEVQIPLLETETDPEPLTTEQSQEADQGAIKQTTNAQPAQAQDDAAAPKELAPTSKEASRGLKKSKDKKGGGGGRSSSSSSSSSSGSSSSGSSGSSSSGSSSRSSSSSGSSSSSSSRSRSRGRKDKKRRRPSERDRERKKAVVERSHKSSKGSGRESKGSKDKSSKSDRKRTTSEGSRSGKRSSRGDRDRKSDRKEKRR, encoded by the exons ATGGCGGTGGCAGTGGGATCTTTGCAAGCCCAGCTTGAGAAAGCGAAAGAGAGTTTGAAAAATGTAGACGATAATATTCGTAAATTAACTGGTCGGGATCCTAATGAATTGAG ACCCGGCCAAGTTAGACGGCCAACCATCCCAGGTGTTGGAGGAGGTAGGGGGCGAGGAATCAACTTGTTGAG GCGTGGACTCTCCGACATCAGCGGTGGACCAGGAGGACCCCCAGTGAAACAGAGGGATATTGAAGGGGCCCTCCTGAG GCTGGCCGGTgaccagagagggaggagagattcACGCCATGACAGCGACGCTGAAGATGATGACGATGTCAAAAAG CCAGTGTTGCAGTCATCAGTAGTAGCTACCTCCAAGGAGCGTACACGTCGAGACCTGATCCAGGATCAGACCATGGATGAGAGGGGGAAACAAAG GAATCGACGCATGTTTGGCCTGttgatgggaacattacagaaATTCAAGCAGGAATCTAATGTGGCAACGGATAGG CAAAAGAAACGCATTGAGATTGAACAAAAATTGGAAGTTCAAGCTGAACAAGAACGCAAAAAAGTAGAGGGCGAAAGACGAGAGCTCTTTGAGGAGAGGCGTGCCAAGCAGACAGAGCTGAGACTGTTGGAACAGAAAGTGGAGCTTGCTCAGTTG CAAGAGGAGTGGAATGTGCACAACACAAAAATTGTCAAGTACATCCGCACAAAGACCAAGCCACCCATCTTCTTTCTGCCTGGGAGGATGTGCTCAGCCACTCAGAAGCTCTTAGATGAGTCTCAGAAAAAAATGAATG TTATGTTTGAGGAGAGACGCGAGGCATTTGCTGAACATCTGAATAAGATGGAGGCTCGGCCTCGGCGCCAGTCTCAGAGGGACACCGCTCTGGGTAAGGACCTGAAGAAAGAAGATCGAGAGGAGGGTAAGCCCACGGGTCAGGTAGTCAAAGTGACAGGTAACCGGTTTGatgtggagatggaggaggaagatgaggcaacaatagaggaggaagaggggggtgaGGGTGTAAAGCATAAGGAGGACAGAAAGAAAAAGCCAGTAGAGAAAGTCGAGGAGCAGGAGTCTAAAGCAGATGAGATGGAGGAGGCTGAGGAAGACAGTCAAGACACTAGAATAGTGGAGTTTAGAGATGTGGGGGAGCAGATGGAGGGTACTGTACTAGTGAGGGAGGCTGAAGGGCAGGCCAGGGACGGGGATCAGAAGATGGAGGATAGTCCAGTGGAGGTAGGTAATGAGAAAGGAGTAGAAGAGCAGCAACCGGTTAAGGCAGAAAAGGAGCCCCTTCAAGGTCAGGACCTCACAGCTGTGTCAGACGGCCAGGAGAAGAGCATTGAAATGCAACCAAACAAAGATGAAGAGCCACGTACAGAAGTGGCCACACCCCTGCTCTCAGAGTGCAACCCTCGTGTGGAAGTCTCTGATGTAACATCTATGGCACCTGAGGTTCAGATCCCCCTACTGGAGACTGAAACGGATCCAGAGCCGCTCACAACCGAGCAGAGCCAAGAGGCTGATCAAGGTGCCATAAAGCAGACCACTAATGCCCAGCCTGCCCAGGCCCAGGATGATGCTGCGGCTCCCAAGGAGCTGGCGCCTACGAGCAAGGAAGCCAGCAGGGGACTTAAGAAGTCAAAGGACAAGAAGGGAGGTGGTGGTGGCAGAAGCAGCAGTAGCTCATCTAGCAGCTCCTCCGGCTCCTCGTCCAGTGGGAGCTCTGGCTCCTCCTCTAGTGGCTCCTCCAGCAGGAGCAGCTCCTCCAGTGGcagctcctccagctcttctagcAGGAGCCGCAGCCGAGGGAGGAAGGACAAGAAACGTAGGAGGCCATccgagagggacagggagaggaagaaggcAGTAGTTGAGAGGAGCCACAAGTCATCCAAGGGCAGTGGTCGTGAATCCAAAGGTTCCAAAGATAAGAGCTCCAAGTCTGACAGGAAGAGGACCACCTCTGAAGGCAGCCGGTCAGGGAAGAGGTCCTCTCGCGGCGACAGGGATCGCAAGTCAGATAGGAAGGAAAAGAGGCGTTAA
- the LOC139374220 gene encoding gem-associated protein 2-like isoform X1: MKSDAEELMPRLLPVETCGIETGEDVNLNEPPRNPQEYLRQVQLEASLCPDVVVAKIDPKKLRKKQTVNVSLMGCQAAPQGFSPSLKWQRQQVSNFSEIRRSISKHRLYWSGQALDDNVLMPKQDAEEQWKKFCLGENVYLNSPPTDHVTEDPGLDYVKVGFPPFLSIVSRLNQATVSAVLEYLINWFEEREFVPQLGRWQYALLACLEKPLLPEAHSLIRQLARRSSEVRTNLEHQEDERLSPLNLMICLVARYFDQNDLADKED, encoded by the exons ATGAAATCTGACGCGGAGGAACTGATGCCAAGGCTTCTGCCTGTGGAAACATGCGGCATTGAAACGGGGGAAGACGTCAATCTTAACGAGCCTCCAAGAAATCCCCAGGAATATCTGAGGCAGGTTCA ATTAGAGGCGTCTCTCTGTCCAGATGTTGTGGTGGCTAAGATTGATCCAAAGAAATTGAGAAAGAAACAGACAGTGAATGTGTCA CTCATGGGTTGCCAAGCTGCTCCACAAGGATTTTCACCGAGTTTAAAATGGCAGCGACAGCAAGTCAGCAACTTCTCAGAAATAAGACGG AGTATCAGTAAGCACAGACTATACTGGAGTGGTCAAGCTTTAGATGACAATGTGTTAATG CCAAAGCAGGATGCAGAGGAACAATGGAAAAAGTTCTGCCTGGGTGAAAATGTTTATCTGAACTCTCCTCCAACTGACCATGTTACTGAAGATCCAGGCCTTGATTATGTGAAG GTTGGTTTTCCACCTTTTCTTAGCATAGTGAGCAGGTTAAATCAG GCCACAGTCTCTGCAGTTTTGGAGTACTTGATAAACTGGTTTGAAGAGAGAGAGTTTGTCCCACAGTTA GGAAGATGGCAGTATGCACTGCTGGCTTGCCTTGAGAAACCTCTCCTCCCTGAAGCACATTCTCTAATAAGACAGCTGGCCAGACGGAGTTCTGAAGTGCGGACCAATCTG GAACACCAAGAAGATGAAAGGTTGTCTCCTCTCAACTTGATGATCTGCCTTGTTGCTAG gtaCTTTGATCAAAACGACTTGGCCGATAAGGAGGACTAA